The nucleotide window GCATTGGAGCTTTTGCCGAAAAGCATGACTTCTAAAGGCGCATGGGAGCCCGATAAAAACCCGAGACGGTTTACCATGAGCTGTTGAAAATTAAGGTCGATTAGGTCGGGAGCCGCATTATGAAACTTATTATAAAGTTTTCTCATTATTTTTTCGGTAGTTTCGGTGCGGTTTCTTTTTAAAACTATCGTTAAATCGCCCTTATTAGGCGTAGAATAAGGATTGTCCAAACTCCTGCCTACTACTAATGAAACCTTTTTTACGTTAGAGTTTTCTTTAGCTATGCGCATAAGATATTTTCCGGTTCTTTCGGTGCCGGCAACGCTGCTTCCCACGGGAGTCCTGAACGGAACTACAAAAATACCTTCGTCCCATTTCGGCAAAAAAGCCGTCCGCAGATAAAACATAGAAAACGCTATAGTTATTATGAGCGCAAAAATTATCGGCAATGCAAGCCAAGGCGACCTCATGCCCTTAATCAGTATATAGCCGTAAATTTTTCTAAGCCTGTTTTTTTTATAAATTTTACTTTTTTTTCCGGCGTTTTTTCTTTTTGCAAGCATTATAGTAAGTATCGGAGTAAGAGTTAAAGCCGTTAACTGCGACGTTATCAGCGCGATAACTATCGAAAGCGCCATTTGCTTAAAAAGTATGCCGAGAGTTCCGTGTATAAAGATAAGGGGTATAAAAACTATGGAAGACGTAATTGTCGCCGCGGTCATAAGCGGAAGTATTTTGCCTACGCGCTCTAATGCCGAGTCGCCGCCCATTTCATTAGCCAGCCCTCCCTTCATCTTATGAAAACCTCTTTCTACTATTACTATTGCATGGTCTATCATAGCTCCGATTGATGCCGTTAATCCGCCGAGCGTCATAATATTAAGACCGAAGCCTAAGGCATTAAGAATAACTACCGTTAAAGATACCGAAACGGGTATTACGGCAAGGGCTATAAGAGCGCCGTCCAGCCGCTTTAAAAAGAGAAATACTACGAACAATGCTATTAAGCCGCCGAGAATAAGGGCAATCCAGACGTCTTTAAGATTGGAATGGATAAGTCGGCTTGTATTATAGACTGAAATTATTTTTAAACCTTTCGGCAGGCGGCCGTTTAAAGATTTAATGCGGCGGCCGATATTTCCGGCGACTTTAACCGTATTTATATTTAAATCCGGCATAATATCGATAAGAAGCGCGTGTCGGTAACCGCTTACCGCCGCTTCGCGGATTAACGGCGGAGACCCAATTTTTACGGTTCCTAAGTCTTTCAAGGGTAAAAGAGTATGTTTTACCTGAATCATAATATTGGAAAGAGCTTTTATATCCGCCGGACGCGGGGTAGTCGCGACTACGAACTGTTTATGATATGTATTCAGGACTCCCGAAAAAAAAGGTCCCTGATACGACCTTAGTATTTTTACGATGTTTTCCGGACCGATATGATACTGGGCAAGACGAAGCGGATTTAAGTTTATTCCAGCCACGGGCCAGCCTCGTCCCGTTCCTTCTATCTGATAAATTCCTTTAACCGATAGTAAAGCAGGTCTTATCTTATAAGCAAAAGTTGACATCATTTCGGAACTGCCATAATTTTTACGGTTAGAAACAAGGGCATACTCGGCAAAAGGATATACGTTAGGAGACATCAGCCGGACGGTCATCTTGCTGCCCGGCGGCAGCGCCACCTGACTTAAACGCGATTCAAGCATTAAATAAGCTATATGAGGTTTTATGTTCGATTGAAAATAAACGGTAATTTTAGATATACCGTTGCCGGTTTGCGAGCGGACTAGGCGGACGCCCTGTTCTCCTTCCGCCGCTGCTTCGAGAGGTTTGGTCGCCTGAACCAGCATAAATTTTACGGGCAATCTGCCGCTGTGTACTAAAACGGAAACTCTTGGAAAATTGACGTCGGGGAAAATGCTCTCGGACATATTGCGTGTATAAAACCACCCGACGCCTATAATCATTAAAGAAAGAAGAATTACCGAAAATTTATTTTTCAAAAGAAAATTAAGATATCTTTTCAATGTTTTATCTCCACGGGAACGCCGGATTTAAGTCTAGTAACGGGATATATTATTATCGGTTCTTCTGGTTTTATCCGCCCTTTAACGTATGCTATGCCGTTTTTTTGCCTAATCACCTTTACGCCGACTGCTTGCGCTTTATTATTTACTATAGTAAATACCGCAGTTCCGCCTTTATGTATAAAAACCGCTCTTTTCGGCAAAGAAAAAACTGAGGCGGAAGATTCTTCAAATCGCAGTTTAACCCATTCGCTTGGAAGCAATATAGAATTCTTTTGCAGGCTTACATAAACCGGTACGAGTCCGTTATGAAACGCATTGCCGCCGATAGATATTATTTTGCCTGTTTCACGGGTACGCCCTTTTTTTATTTTAACCGTCATATTTTTATAAAGTTCAAAACTTTGGGAAGGCGTTACATATGTTTTGACCCAGGGCAGGCCTTTTCCGTTTAGTACCGCTACGGGACTTCCTGCCGCAACGATAGCGCCGTTCGCCGCTATATAACGAACCGTTCCTTTTGAACGGGAAACGATAAGGCCTTCACTGCTTATCGATTCTAAAGAGCGAAGAGAATAGTATGCGTCGGACAGGCTTAAAGCAGCCGCCTCCATGTTTTTTTTTGCGGCTACGCCGTAATGAAATAAAAGTTTCTCTCTTTTAAACTTTATCTTTGCGTACTTTACTTTACTCTTTGCGGAAATTATCTTTGCGTATAAACCTGGATTTACGACTCTTGCGATGACGGTTCCTGCTGCTACGAATTTTGGGAAAGAAAAAGATTCCATAAGTCTTCCCGTAAAAGGAGCTACAAAAACTTGCCTGCCGTTACTAATGACCTTTCCGATAGAAAAAATACTTTTTGCCGTGTAAGTTTTTTTAGCATATGCCACTTTTATCGGCATTACGGAACCGGCAAAGGCTAAGGGCATGCCGATACCGCAAAGGATGCAGGAGATAAAAATTAAAATTGAAATCAAAATTACATTTTTCATAGTTTTCGGTCTCATAGTTTTCCTTCTCCGGAGGGGATTATTCCCATATCTATATCTAATTGAGAAATTGCCAAATAAAACCCGTTTACCGCTTTGACAAGTTCTATACGCGATTTTATCCAATTATTCTGGGCTTCCTGCAATTCAAGGGCATTAAAAGCCCCTGCCAAATAAGCCTCTTTCGTCATATTAAAAACTTCACCGGATTTTTTGACTAAAACTTTTACTCCATAAATTTTATTTTTTGAGGCAGACGCTCTGCCGTAATCTATTGTAAGCCTTTTTTTTACGGACAATTTAACTGCTGATGCGGCGGATTTAAGCGCCATAAGCCTTTCATTCGCCGCGTCTATGTAACCTTTATGAAGTCCGAAATTATAAATAGGAACGTTCAGCATGACGAAAAACTGCCACCCAAGATTAGGGGCGTCGAAGGAACTTACGGTGTCTTCTCCGTATGCGGCGCCGCCCTGAATGTTCGGGAGACTTCCGGCTTTACTTATTGAAACGGATGATTTGGCGGATTTAATTTCCGCATCGGCTATTTTAAGCAGAGGCTGTTTTTTTATAGCTTTAGAAATCAGCCTTTTTAAAGGAGGAATCCGGTAATTGAAACCGGCGCTGTTCGGAGCGTTTATGCGCAAAGAAAGTTTTGCATGACGGATGCTGCCGTAAAATATCTCCATAAGAAACATTCGTTCAGAGGATTTTAATTTTGATTTCAAAATTTCCAGATTAGTTTTAATTTTGTCGGTCATAAGTTCAGTCTGAACGACGTCAAAACGCGAAAGACTGCCGGCTTTATATCCTATTTTTGCGGCGGTTAAAATTTTTTTCGCGCCGCTTAGCGCTTTTCGTTCTATTTTTATTTCGTCTTTTAGCAGGATAAGTCCGTAAAAATATTGCGTTATACGGGCGGCAGTGAAAAGGCGCGCCAGACGAAGCATGTATTCCGCAATCTTAAGATTATCTCCCGCAAGCGAAATTTCGCCGTATATTTTCGGGTCGAATATCGGAACGCTTAAACTTACCTGCCCTATTAACTCCCTCATTCCGTTTGCTGAAGCGAATACGGGATATCCGTTTTTCGTTCGTGTCCAGATTCCTCCGGCATTTACTGCGATATCCGGAAGTAAACCGGCGTCCGCCGCTTTTTCTAAGTCCGTTTTTTCTGATATTATATGCTCGGCTTCTAAAATGTTTCCTTGATTTGCTAAAGCTCTTTTAATAGCCTGTGTTAAGGTTATTTTTATAATTCCGTCAGATATTGAAGGTTGAATTCCAAATGTTTTAATTAATTTTATTTTATTTACCTTATTAAATTTTAAATAGTTGCCGGCATTATGTGCTTTTGAGATGTTGTAGGCACATGCCGTTTTGACTAAATTGAATATATTTAAGGCGGATATGATGATTAAAAATAAAAATATAAAAACCGTTTTTTCCGCAGCCGAAATTTTTTTTTGCATAAAAATTTAATGAAAGATATAATAATGCATAATACATAATATAATTTTAATTATGTGTTGTATTATATATAATGTTCTTTGATTATGCAAATTACCGGAATTAATCAATAGGAGGGTAAGGGATGATAATAAAATCTTTCGGAGCGGCAAAAAATGTTACGGGAAGTTGCCATATGCTCATAGACGAGAAAGATGGTTCGAGTGTAATGATAGATTTTGGTTTGTTTCAGGAAAGGGAATTTGAAGACAGAAACTACAAACTAGATTTTGACCCTAAAGACCTCGATTATCTGATTTTAACGCACGCACATATAGACCATTGCGGCAGGATTCCGTTTTTGGCTAAAAACGGATTTAAAGGGCGGATTTTATGTACGAAGCCTACTTATCAGCTTGCGAAGGTATTGCTTTTAGACACAGGAAAAATAATGACGGAAGGCTACAGATACGAATTGAAAAAAGCCTTAAGGAGAAACGAAGAGAAACCCCGTCTTTTATACGACGAATCAGACGTGCTTGGTTCTTTTGATTATTTCGACCCCGTTCTGGAATACGGAAAACCCCATGAATTAAAAAACGGTTTTGTCGTTTCAGTGCATGATGCCGGACATATTTTAGGTTCTTCTTTTGTAAAAGTCGGTAAAAACGGCAAATCGGCAATATTTTCCGGCGACCTCGGAAACAAAGAAAAACCTATAGTTAGAAATTTCGAGTATCCCGACGAGGCGGATATAGTATATACCGAAACAACCTACGGCGACAGAAATCACAGAAGTTTTAAAGAATCAAAAGAAGAATTTTTGGCGGCTATAACGGAAACTTTTAAAAATAACGGCAATGTATTAATTCCAAGCTATGCTACGGAAAGGGCGCAGGATATACTGTATATGCTCAGGGAGTTTTACGAACAAGGGCTTTTGCCGAAATGCAGGGTTTTTTTGGATTCTCCTCTCGCGTTAAACGTTACTAATATATTCGTCCAAAATTTTTCTTACTTTAAAGAAGACAATATTCCGCTTTTTAAAAAAGGCGACCCTTTCGATTTTCCGTATTTAAATATAGTAAAAGACATAGAAGAATCGAAAAGTATAAACAAAGTATCGGAAAGAGCCGTTATAATAGCAGGAAGCGGTATGCTGCACGGCGGCAGGATCCTTCATCACCTTAAACATAATATATGGAAAAAAGAAAATGCGGTAATATTTGTAGGTTATCAGGCAAAAGGAACGCTCGGCAGAAAAATAGTGGAAAAAGAACAGGCAGTTCGTATTTTGGGCGAAAACTTTAAAGTTAATGCCAAAATTTATACTATAAACGGTTTTTCGTCGCACGCAGACCAGAATGAGCTCATGGAATGGATTAGCGCCTTAAAGTTCAAGCCTCAAAAAGCTTGCCTAGTTCACGGCGACGAAGACGTAATGAATGTTTATAAGGGCAAGCTGGAAGAAAAAGGGCTTGATGTTTATATACCTTCTTACGGAGAGGAAATAAATTTTTAACCGAAAACTATAACGCAAGAAATAAAAATATGTGTATATATGGCATATGGCGATTAACAGGCTGAACAATAATAAAACGATAATAATAACCGGAATAGCTGCTATAATTTTATGGATAATAACAGCCGCCGTAACTTTCGACAGGACTTTTATACCTTTAAAAAACTATATAGGCAAAAATTCAAAAATAGTATTAGAAGTATCCGTAATTAACGACGATTTAACCCGAACAGGCTCTTTAATAAAAAGGGTAATTTTTTACGAAACATATAAACCCGTTAACTATAAAAATAAAGTCAAAAAATATCTAAAAAAATTATCTCTTATCGTAAATAAGACCGACGGTGATTATAAAAAATTATTTATCCTGCTAAACATTAAAACTCCTGTAAAATTAAAAAAAATATCTCTTCGCAATAATAAATATTTTTCCTCGTTTGCTCGAAAATCTTACTATCACTGGGAATATGTTTCAAAGCCGATAATCAAAAGATTTATTAAGTATTCCAGTCTTGTGACTTTAAAATTGTCGGACAAAATGTTTCTCGAATATACCCTGAATAAATCCGTTTTGCCGACGTATGCGTTTATCCGTAAAATATCCGCCGGTTTCGTATATTTAGTCCGTTTTGCCGCATTCGTATTTATTTTTGGAACAATAGTAATTATATTTCTCGGCATTCTCGTCATATATTATTTAAACAAATTTTTTCGAGAAATCAGGAAAAGCGAAGAGAGATTTAGGACTATGTTTGATAGCAGTCCGGTCGCGCATCTGGTTAAGGACATAGAAACGGGAAATATTATCGACGCTAATAAAACGGCGGAAAAGTTTTACGGTTATACAAGAAAAGAGTTAACGGCTATGAATATTACCGATATTGCTTTAGTAAGCAAAGAAGAAGATAAGCGGTTTAGAATGGAAGCGTATAGTAAAGGCATAGGAAACCCGATAGCAAAAATTTTTAATCATAAACTTAAAAATAACGACATAAAAAGAGTAGAAGTAACCCTCTCAAAAATAGAAATAGACGGCAAAGAATATCTTATTAATTCGATTATAGATATAACGGAAAAAATACTTTACGAAAACTCTTTAAAGAAATCGGTCGAGTTTTTTAAAATATTGAGCGAGAACATTCCGTCAATAGTAAGCTTATACCGCGAAAAAGTAATTTACATGAATTCATTCTGTTTGAAAGCTCTCGGTTACTCCGTAGACGATATTGCCGATTTAAATCCGCTGGATTTAGTAGATGTGCGCGAAGAAGAAAAATTAAAATTGATTGAAAATATGAAACGAAGGCTTAACGGCGAATCGTTCAATGAAAAATACACGTTAAAAGTGAAGAAAAAGAACGGCGAAACATTCTGGGGAGAAATAATTGCCATGACCGTTTTTTTTGAAAATAAATGGACAGGACTCGTGATTATCACTGATGTCAGCGACAGGGTAGTCAAAGAACTAAATTTGCAGAATGAAAGAGATATTTTCAAAGAAATTTCGGAGTTAGATGGCTTGACGAATATTGCTAACAGAAGGTCGTTTGACGAGAGATTAGATAATTCTATAAGCGACGCTATGCTTAAAAATGCAAAATTTTCCTTGATAATGTTCGATATAGACCGTTTTAAGGAAATTAACGATACCTTCGGGCATCAGGCGGGGGATTCAGTTCTTTCCGAGCTTGCGTTTTTAATTAAAGGGAATATAAGAAAGGATGATTTTTTTGCAAGGTTCGGCGGCGAAGAATTTATGATAATATCTAATAATATCGGGATTAGGGGCGCTGTAGAACTTGCCGAAAAATTAAGGCTAAAGGTGGAAACATACGACTTTTCCTCAAAAATTAACGTCAAGTGTAGTTTCGGAGTAACGGCTTATAAACGGGAAGACAACGCCGAAAGCATAATAAAAAGAGCGGATGAAGCCATGTATAAGGCAAAACAAAACGGCAGGAACAGGGTTGAAAGCATAGAATGATAATGTGTAATTGTATATTATATGAATATATGATATAACTTAAAATATAAGTTTGATATCGATATAATTATTAATAAAATAATAAAAGCGGGATAAATTTTTATGGACGAAATGAGCAATTCAAGTTTTCATTCCGATTTCGATAAAATATTTGAAAGCGGCAGGAATAAAAATAATTTAGAATTAAATCCGTATTTTAAAATAGGCGTTTTTGTCTTTTTGATACTTTTTTTATGGACGCTTATTATTTATCTGTATGTATCTTATGTAAACAAGACAACTAAATACGACGATGTTTTAAAAAGTATAAATTACAAACTTAAAAACGATTCTCTAAAACTTAAAAGACTTAACTCTAATATTATATTTTTCAGAAAAGTCGCCGAAAACCAGGTTAACGTTTCTTATATATTATATCTTCTGTCGCTTCACAGGTTCGGCGAAAGTAGAATAAAATCCATATCCGTCAACAAAGGTAAAGTCGCCATTTCCGTTTTTTCATTGGAAAAAGGCTTTACGAGAACTTTAAACCTTATGAACGATTACGTAATTTATCTTAATATTTACGATATGAAAATGCATACCGGCAGATTTTATCTGAATGCGCTAAAGAGTAAAAATAAAGAAATAATAGGCGTTCTTTCGAGTAAAAGATTCTTTTAGTCTATAAAGCCGCCGTCTTTGAGGTCTTTTATCGCATTTTGTATTACCGACGCCGAGCATTTTAATCCGTCTATTTCTTTCTGCGCCAGCGGAGGTTTAATAACGCTTTCTATGCCGTCTTTTGAAAGAATTGCCGGAACGCCGGTATATATGCCGTTAATCCCGTAATAATCCTCAAGATAAACCGATAAAGGCATTATCTGTCTTCTGTCTTTAACCATAGATTCTATTATTTCAGCCATTACCACTGCTGGAGCGAATATCGTTCCGCCTTTTAAGGCAATTACTTCCGCCGCGCAAGTTCTTGAATATTCGGCAATCTGTTCAAGCTTTTCTGCGTCGTAACCGGGAATACAGCTTAAAGGGACGCTGTTAATGCTTGCAAGCGAAAAAACCGGCGTCATACTGTCGCCGTGTTCTCCCAAGAACATAATATCTACGTCTTTAGGATTTAAGTCGAAAAACGTGCCTACCGCAGACCTTAATCTTGTGGTATCGAGCATTGTTCCCATTCCAAAGACTTTTTTCCTTTCAAAGCCGGAGACCCTATATGCTACGTACGTCATTATATCTACCGGATTTGAAACGACGAAAAGAATGGCCGTTCTGTTATATTTTGTGATATTGCTTACTATATCTTTTAATATGTGCACGTTTTTTTTATTTAAATCTAATCTCGATTCGCCTGGTTTTCTTGGAATGCCTGCCGTAATAACGATTATATCGGCGTCTTTTACCGAGTCGTAATCGGCTGTTTTTACCCTTGTATATCCGGTTAAGGACGTACCGTGCGAAATATCCAGCATTTCGCCTCTAGACAGATTATGATTTATATCTATAAGCGTAACTTCTCTTACTATGTCTTTCAGGGTAAGCGTATATGCCAATGTCGCTCCGAGTCTGCCTGCGCCGATTATGCTTACTTTCATTAAAAACCTCCGATTTAATAATGGTTTTATAATTAATTGATTTTTAAAATACAGATTTATTTATAAATTTAATTGAAAAAGAAAATTAGACGAAAATTATTATATTATATAGCGGAATAAAAAATCAATTAATATTTATAGCAATCCGTTATTTTTCTATTCCTGTCCTCGACGGTACGTTATTATTATAATAATGTTTTATTTCCTTCATTTCGGTGACAAGATCGGCTATATCGATTATTTCTTGCGGGGCATTTCTTCCTGTGAGTATAAGTTCCAAATTTTTTCTTTTATTTTTTATTAAATCGATTATTTCTTCCGTTTTTACTATACCTATATTCATAGCTACGTTAATTTCGTCAAGCACTAGAATACCTATGCCGTTATCCGAACAGGCTGTATCTAAAGCAAGCGATAAACCTTTTCGGTTAGATGCTATATCTTTTTCGCGCAGTTTGTCTTTGTTTATAAAATAGGGGCTTCCTGCTTGATATATTTTAATAGAATGAGAGCAAGCCTCCAATGCTTTAACCTCTCCGGAATAAGAGCCGCCTTTTAAAAATTGTATTATTAACGATTTTATATTATGCCCGCTCGCCCTTAATACCTGACCTATAGCCGCCGTAGTTTTGCCTTTTCCGTTTCCGGTATAAACCTGAACCAATCCTATTTCTAAAAAACCGTCGGAAGAAGATATTTCCTTAAACCAGTTATTGTGTTTGGATAAATTTTTATCGCTCATTAAATATGATAACTTGAGATGATAAAGTTTTAATAGTATAATTGAACAATTTTTTTGCCGCCGCATAATTTGCCGTTTTAATTTTATATCCGAATACGGAGAAAATAGAATTAAAAATCAGCGCTCCGTTTTTTATACTATAAGCAGTTTTAAAAGAGCCGACTTTATTTTTAAAACTGACAGCTTGAGGTATATACATAATTTTGTAATTTTTTGGAAAGTTTATATTGACGGCGGTTTTTTCGGAAAAGTTATAACCGAATTTTATAGGATATTTTCTTTTTTTTAAGGCGGTTATTTTTGCAAGTTCGTTACGCGTCCTTAACGGAATTCTTATCATTATTTTTTTGCCGTTTTTGCCTGCATATTTTTTTGCCGTAAAAGAAAACCTTTCGATATATGGTTTAGTCATGCTGTCGCCGTTTTCAAAAGAATAATTTATGAGTTTTGCATTGGGAGCTATAGACATTATATTTTTTAATACCCCGTTTCTTTTATTTTTTTTGGAAATAGAAGAATAAAGGTACCGTTTATACATATCGTATGCGCCGCCGTAAATTATAGCTGCTCTGACTTTAATGCTGCCGTTTGTGTAAACCGATACATATTCCTTGTCGCTAATATAGTTTTTTGACGGAGGAAATATAGGAGTTCTTGCTATTACAGCCTTTCCGCCGACTATTATCAATACGTTTCTGCCTTGATCCATCGGCGGCAGGTCGCCGAAAGTAGTAACGTTAGACGTAGTGTCCGCAAACATAAATTTTCCGGATTTGAGTTTTATTGCCGTAATTTCATGGTCAAATACAAAAGGCGTAGGTATATCAGGATTCATGTTTGGAA belongs to Candidatus Acidulodesulfobacterium acidiphilum and includes:
- a CDS encoding L-lactate dehydrogenase, coding for MKVSIIGAGRLGATLAYTLTLKDIVREVTLIDINHNLSRGEMLDISHGTSLTGYTRVKTADYDSVKDADIIVITAGIPRKPGESRLDLNKKNVHILKDIVSNITKYNRTAILFVVSNPVDIMTYVAYRVSGFERKKVFGMGTMLDTTRLRSAVGTFFDLNPKDVDIMFLGEHGDSMTPVFSLASINSVPLSCIPGYDAEKLEQIAEYSRTCAAEVIALKGGTIFAPAVVMAEIIESMVKDRRQIMPLSVYLEDYYGINGIYTGVPAILSKDGIESVIKPPLAQKEIDGLKCSASVIQNAIKDLKDGGFID
- a CDS encoding sensor domain-containing diguanylate cyclase, translated to MYIWHMAINRLNNNKTIIITGIAAIILWIITAAVTFDRTFIPLKNYIGKNSKIVLEVSVINDDLTRTGSLIKRVIFYETYKPVNYKNKVKKYLKKLSLIVNKTDGDYKKLFILLNIKTPVKLKKISLRNNKYFSSFARKSYYHWEYVSKPIIKRFIKYSSLVTLKLSDKMFLEYTLNKSVLPTYAFIRKISAGFVYLVRFAAFVFIFGTIVIIFLGILVIYYLNKFFREIRKSEERFRTMFDSSPVAHLVKDIETGNIIDANKTAEKFYGYTRKELTAMNITDIALVSKEEDKRFRMEAYSKGIGNPIAKIFNHKLKNNDIKRVEVTLSKIEIDGKEYLINSIIDITEKILYENSLKKSVEFFKILSENIPSIVSLYREKVIYMNSFCLKALGYSVDDIADLNPLDLVDVREEEKLKLIENMKRRLNGESFNEKYTLKVKKKNGETFWGEIIAMTVFFENKWTGLVIITDVSDRVVKELNLQNERDIFKEISELDGLTNIANRRSFDERLDNSISDAMLKNAKFSLIMFDIDRFKEINDTFGHQAGDSVLSELAFLIKGNIRKDDFFARFGGEEFMIISNNIGIRGAVELAEKLRLKVETYDFSSKINVKCSFGVTAYKREDNAESIIKRADEAMYKAKQNGRNRVESIE
- a CDS encoding efflux RND transporter permease subunit, whose amino-acid sequence is MKRYLNFLLKNKFSVILLSLMIIGVGWFYTRNMSESIFPDVNFPRVSVLVHSGRLPVKFMLVQATKPLEAAAEGEQGVRLVRSQTGNGISKITVYFQSNIKPHIAYLMLESRLSQVALPPGSKMTVRLMSPNVYPFAEYALVSNRKNYGSSEMMSTFAYKIRPALLSVKGIYQIEGTGRGWPVAGINLNPLRLAQYHIGPENIVKILRSYQGPFFSGVLNTYHKQFVVATTPRPADIKALSNIMIQVKHTLLPLKDLGTVKIGSPPLIREAAVSGYRHALLIDIMPDLNINTVKVAGNIGRRIKSLNGRLPKGLKIISVYNTSRLIHSNLKDVWIALILGGLIALFVVFLFLKRLDGALIALAVIPVSVSLTVVILNALGFGLNIMTLGGLTASIGAMIDHAIVIVERGFHKMKGGLANEMGGDSALERVGKILPLMTAATITSSIVFIPLIFIHGTLGILFKQMALSIVIALITSQLTALTLTPILTIMLAKRKNAGKKSKIYKKNRLRKIYGYILIKGMRSPWLALPIIFALIITIAFSMFYLRTAFLPKWDEGIFVVPFRTPVGSSVAGTERTGKYLMRIAKENSNVKKVSLVVGRSLDNPYSTPNKGDLTIVLKRNRTETTEKIMRKLYNKFHNAAPDLIDLNFQQLMVNRLGFLSGSHAPLEVMLFGKSSNALRKYGKILANKLRKTGNFQYVNFKSPSAGPEITLTPSYYAAVYGISPPVIADKVKRLLWGQKAGFLLYGEQVLPVRVFIKNKSVSVSELKNWPFTLKNGTHTRLDYISKIRVKKAVPFITHQNMAPYAYIFIQPVKGEGLSAGAAKARKVIDSMHLPPSVTASIGGYYRSQVKSFKQMAVMLTFALILIFVFFGFQFASQRAAIASMTAIALSGAGALAALLITGIELDSTAFLGILLVFAISTNNAILIFARSRQISGTVNSSPSPSSVFLAARERLRPILMTMLADVFGFLPLAIGIGRGTDLLKPLSVAVMGGLLISVFMSLWLAPIIYVGLFSKSKTDTNRIKSQHNG
- a CDS encoding TolC family protein: MQKKISAAEKTVFIFLFLIIISALNIFNLVKTACAYNISKAHNAGNYLKFNKVNKIKLIKTFGIQPSISDGIIKITLTQAIKRALANQGNILEAEHIISEKTDLEKAADAGLLPDIAVNAGGIWTRTKNGYPVFASANGMRELIGQVSLSVPIFDPKIYGEISLAGDNLKIAEYMLRLARLFTAARITQYFYGLILLKDEIKIERKALSGAKKILTAAKIGYKAGSLSRFDVVQTELMTDKIKTNLEILKSKLKSSERMFLMEIFYGSIRHAKLSLRINAPNSAGFNYRIPPLKRLISKAIKKQPLLKIADAEIKSAKSSVSISKAGSLPNIQGGAAYGEDTVSSFDAPNLGWQFFVMLNVPIYNFGLHKGYIDAANERLMALKSAASAVKLSVKKRLTIDYGRASASKNKIYGVKVLVKKSGEVFNMTKEAYLAGAFNALELQEAQNNWIKSRIELVKAVNGFYLAISQLDIDMGIIPSGEGKL
- a CDS encoding cob(I)yrinic acid a,c-diamide adenosyltransferase, whose amino-acid sequence is MSDKNLSKHNNWFKEISSSDGFLEIGLVQVYTGNGKGKTTAAIGQVLRASGHNIKSLIIQFLKGGSYSGEVKALEACSHSIKIYQAGSPYFINKDKLREKDIASNRKGLSLALDTACSDNGIGILVLDEINVAMNIGIVKTEEIIDLIKNKRKNLELILTGRNAPQEIIDIADLVTEMKEIKHYYNNNVPSRTGIEK
- a CDS encoding MBL fold metallo-hydrolase; this translates as MIIKSFGAAKNVTGSCHMLIDEKDGSSVMIDFGLFQEREFEDRNYKLDFDPKDLDYLILTHAHIDHCGRIPFLAKNGFKGRILCTKPTYQLAKVLLLDTGKIMTEGYRYELKKALRRNEEKPRLLYDESDVLGSFDYFDPVLEYGKPHELKNGFVVSVHDAGHILGSSFVKVGKNGKSAIFSGDLGNKEKPIVRNFEYPDEADIVYTETTYGDRNHRSFKESKEEFLAAITETFKNNGNVLIPSYATERAQDILYMLREFYEQGLLPKCRVFLDSPLALNVTNIFVQNFSYFKEDNIPLFKKGDPFDFPYLNIVKDIEESKSINKVSERAVIIAGSGMLHGGRILHHLKHNIWKKENAVIFVGYQAKGTLGRKIVEKEQAVRILGENFKVNAKIYTINGFSSHADQNELMEWISALKFKPQKACLVHGDEDVMNVYKGKLEEKGLDVYIPSYGEEINF